A window of Juglans regia cultivar Chandler chromosome 7, Walnut 2.0, whole genome shotgun sequence contains these coding sequences:
- the LOC108986327 gene encoding ribulose bisphosphate carboxylase/oxygenase activase, chloroplastic-like isoform X2 — protein sequence MAAAVSTIGAVNRAPLSLNSSGVGASVPSSAFLGSSLKKLTPRFTKVSTGSFKVVAEAVEEDKQTDKDKWKGLAFDTSDDQQDITRGKGMVDSLFQAPTGSGTHYAVMSSYDYISTGLRQYNLDNNMDGFYIAPAFMDKLVVHITKNFMSLPNIKIPLILGIWGGKGQGKSFQCELVFAKMGISPIMMSAGELESGNAGEPAKLIRQRYREAADIIRKGKMCCLFINDLDAGAGRMGGTTQYTVNNQMVNATLMNIADNPTNVQLPGMYNKEENPRVPIIVTGNDFSTLYAPLIRDGRMEKFYWAPTRDDRVGVCKGIFRLDKVASDDIVKLVDTFPGQSIDFFGALRARVYDDEVRKWISGIGVDGIGKRLVNSKEGPPTFEQPQMTLEKLLEYGNMLVQEQENVKRVQLADKYLSEAALGEANEDSINRGTFYG from the exons CTGAGCTTAAATAGCTCTGGTGTTGGAGCTTCAGTACCAAGCTCAGCCTTCTTAGGCAGCAGTTTGAAGAAGTTGACCCCAAGATTCACCAAGGTTTCCACTGGGAGCTTCAAGGTCGTCGCAGAGGCCGTCGAGGAGGATAAGCAGACCGACAAGGACAAATGGAAAGGCCTTGCTTTCGATACTTCCGATGACCAGCAAGACATCACCAGAGGAAAGGGTATGGTTGACTCGCTCTTCCAGGCTCCCACGGGATCTGGAACTCACTATGCCGTCATGAGTTCTTACGACTACATCAGTACTGGACTTCGCCA GTACAACCTGGACAACAACATGGATGGTTTTTACATTGCACCTGCCTTCATGGACAAGCTTGTTGTTCACATCACCAAGAACTTCATGTCCCTGCCTAACATCAAG ATTCCTCTCATCCTGGGTATTTGGGGAGGTAAAGGTCAGGGGAAATCTTTCCAGTGTGAGCTTGTCTTTGCAAAGATGGGAATCAG CCCCATCATGATGAGTGCTGGAGAACTGGAAAGCGGGAATGCAGGAGAGCCGGCAAAATTGATCAGGCAAAGATACCGTGAGGCAGCTGATATAATAAGGAAGGGGAAAATGTGCTGCCTCTTCATCAACGATCTGGATGCAGGAGCTGGACGGATGGGTGGAACCACCCAATACACTGTCAACAACCAAATGGTGAATGCCACCCTCATGAACATAGCTGATAACCCAACAAATGTGCAGCTTCCCGGTATGTACAACAAGGAGGAGAATCCCCGTGTCCCCATCATCGTCACCGGTAATGACTTCTCGACTTTGTATGCTCCTCTCATCCGTGATGGTCGTATGGAGAAGTTCTACTGGGCTCCTACCAGGGATGACCGGGTTGGTGTCTGCAAGGGGATCTTCCGTTTGGACAAAGTTGCTAGTGATGACATAGTTAAGCTTGTTGACACCTTCCCAGGCCAATCAATCG ATTTCTTCGGTGCCCTAAGGGCTAGAGTTTATGATGATGAAGTGAGAAAGTGGATTTCTGGTATTGGGGTCGACGGCATTGGGAAGAGACTTGTGAACTCAAAGGAAGGACCCCCAACTTTCGAGCAGCCCCAGATGACACTCGAGAAGCTGCTCGAGTACGGGAACATGCTTGTCCAAGAGCAAGAGAATGTGAAGAGGGTCCAACTTGCCGACAAGTACTTGAGCGAGGCTGCTCTTGGAGAAGCCAATGAAGATTCTATTAATAGAGGAACTTTCTACGGTTAG
- the LOC108986327 gene encoding ribulose bisphosphate carboxylase/oxygenase activase, chloroplastic-like isoform X1 — protein MAAAVSTIGAVNRAPLSLNSSGVGASVPSSAFLGSSLKKLTPRFTKVSTGSFKVVAEAVEEDKQTDKDKWKGLAFDTSDDQQDITRGKGMVDSLFQAPTGSGTHYAVMSSYDYISTGLRQYNLDNNMDGFYIAPAFMDKLVVHITKNFMSLPNIKIPLILGIWGGKGQGKSFQCELVFAKMGISPIMMSAGELESGNAGEPAKLIRQRYREAADIIRKGKMCCLFINDLDAGAGRMGGTTQYTVNNQMVNATLMNIADNPTNVQLPGMYNKEENPRVPIIVTGNDFSTLYAPLIRDGRMEKFYWAPTRDDRVGVCKGIFRLDKVASDDIVKLVDTFPGQSIDFFGALRARVYDDEVRKWISGIGVDGIGKRLVNSKEGPPTFEQPQMTLEKLLEYGNMLVQEQENVKRVQLADKYLSEAALGEANEDSINRGTFYGKAAQQVNIPVPEGCTDPTAENFDPTARSDDGSCLYTF, from the exons CTGAGCTTAAATAGCTCTGGTGTTGGAGCTTCAGTACCAAGCTCAGCCTTCTTAGGCAGCAGTTTGAAGAAGTTGACCCCAAGATTCACCAAGGTTTCCACTGGGAGCTTCAAGGTCGTCGCAGAGGCCGTCGAGGAGGATAAGCAGACCGACAAGGACAAATGGAAAGGCCTTGCTTTCGATACTTCCGATGACCAGCAAGACATCACCAGAGGAAAGGGTATGGTTGACTCGCTCTTCCAGGCTCCCACGGGATCTGGAACTCACTATGCCGTCATGAGTTCTTACGACTACATCAGTACTGGACTTCGCCA GTACAACCTGGACAACAACATGGATGGTTTTTACATTGCACCTGCCTTCATGGACAAGCTTGTTGTTCACATCACCAAGAACTTCATGTCCCTGCCTAACATCAAG ATTCCTCTCATCCTGGGTATTTGGGGAGGTAAAGGTCAGGGGAAATCTTTCCAGTGTGAGCTTGTCTTTGCAAAGATGGGAATCAG CCCCATCATGATGAGTGCTGGAGAACTGGAAAGCGGGAATGCAGGAGAGCCGGCAAAATTGATCAGGCAAAGATACCGTGAGGCAGCTGATATAATAAGGAAGGGGAAAATGTGCTGCCTCTTCATCAACGATCTGGATGCAGGAGCTGGACGGATGGGTGGAACCACCCAATACACTGTCAACAACCAAATGGTGAATGCCACCCTCATGAACATAGCTGATAACCCAACAAATGTGCAGCTTCCCGGTATGTACAACAAGGAGGAGAATCCCCGTGTCCCCATCATCGTCACCGGTAATGACTTCTCGACTTTGTATGCTCCTCTCATCCGTGATGGTCGTATGGAGAAGTTCTACTGGGCTCCTACCAGGGATGACCGGGTTGGTGTCTGCAAGGGGATCTTCCGTTTGGACAAAGTTGCTAGTGATGACATAGTTAAGCTTGTTGACACCTTCCCAGGCCAATCAATCG ATTTCTTCGGTGCCCTAAGGGCTAGAGTTTATGATGATGAAGTGAGAAAGTGGATTTCTGGTATTGGGGTCGACGGCATTGGGAAGAGACTTGTGAACTCAAAGGAAGGACCCCCAACTTTCGAGCAGCCCCAGATGACACTCGAGAAGCTGCTCGAGTACGGGAACATGCTTGTCCAAGAGCAAGAGAATGTGAAGAGGGTCCAACTTGCCGACAAGTACTTGAGCGAGGCTGCTCTTGGAGAAGCCAATGAAGATTCTATTAATAGAGGAACTTTCTACG GTAAAGCAGCACAGCAAGTAAATATTCCTGTCCCTGAAGGTTGTACCGATCCAACTGCAGAGAACTTTGACCCAACTGCCAGGAGTGATGATGGGAGCTGCCTGTACACATTCTAG